TTCCTTCATTGCCTCATCGTACCAAGAATCGATATGATTTAATCGAAATGGTTTGAATAGAAAACTCCCCTGTAGGGACTGTTGACTTCGGTCATCGTTTTGCTTTCCCCAACTATTGCCGGTCATCCGGATTGATTATGACGTGATCCCAACACGGTCTATTATCAATACGTCTAGCTGGTTTAATGTACGCATGCCTATATAGAGAACCTTAGGTGCAGGTATTTATCCCTCCTCAACATAGCGCGTCCGCACATTTCTACAGCAGCAAACAAAGACTCTGTTAAATTAGATTTGATTCAAATTGCACTTAGCAACCGATAAGATTGACGAAAGTAAAGTTTTAAAATTATCTTTAAACTCCCAAAAGTAAGGTTAGACAAATTATATATGGAGAAAATAAAAACTTTTCAACAGCACGAGCTTAATAGAATTAGAAAAAATTGGAGTGACAGTGGCCTCGCATTTGAAAAGTTGGGAAGATCTTCTAACATAGCAGATTATTCGGATCGCGAGATCAATGAAATGCTTCTCGGCGTATATAAAGACAGTAAACATCTTATGGTCGATGAAGGCTACTTTATCGATCTCACCCAAGCCCGTAAAGCCAGCTGTATTTTGGTTGATGTATCCTATTCAAGACGTATCAAACCTGCTCCAAACAGCGTCCTTAGTCTTCAGGATATCCGTAATTTTTATATTGAAGATTATTTCATAGAAACGGAAGAAGCATTTTCCAATAGATACAAACATAAGATAACCGGTTATTTAAAAAAGATCGGCGGCATCAGTTTGGGCAAAGGGCAATACAATGACCTGTATTCTATTCCGAACGATTTTAAAACTTTTTTCGGCGATACGCCAGCCGATCTGTTCTATCCGATCCAACGTTATATCAATGGTTTATTTTTTGATGACGATTATCGAATTTCAGCCTTCGAAGTTATCAGCAAGATTGTTATCAGTAAGACATAACTCCGATTGCCGGAGCAGGCGCTCGTGATTTCTTAATTGATAATGTCGCCGCCACTCTCGTCTAGTTTATCACGAAATTTTTCAAGTTCCTGAGTGCCGGGTTTTGCCCAATCAGCAACTTCACCAATAATTTTTAATGGAAATTCAGATCGATAGGAACGTGTCGGATTTCCGGGGAATTTCTGATCCGTCAGGTTGGGATCATGCTCATAATCACCGGTAGGTTCAACAATAAATACGCGCTCGCTACGCTCACCTTTTGCGAGTGCCGCTGCAAGTCCAGCCCCATTCATCAAGGCTGTAAAGTAAATGTGGTTCATTTTTAAGTCGGCTTGATAGTTGGAATTGAAGCCTGGAACCAATAAATCGCCGATTTGTGCATCTGCTTTTGTCCCATGATAAAAAGGTCCCTTATCAAAGGGAATATTTTTATAAGAAGAGGCCAGCCGAGCATACTCACTTGCCATTGCTTCTTCTCCTAACCCTGTGTAACAGGCGCAAATCTTCAAATACAATCCGGGCAATGCACTAGTCGTCCGGTCATCGTTGATTACCAATGCATGCTCTAAGGCTATGTGTAGCCATTTCAGACTATCCGACAGCGATTTCTGTTGCCGCGATACAAAATAAGCTGCAAAAAACTTTTCGTGGTCATCACTTGCCTCCCGATAACCTTGCATAAAAAATGACAGTGATTCCTCCGCTCTACCGCTTTCTTCCAGTTGTATTCCTTTTAGACAAAGTTTGACAACTTCATTAAATGGTGAAAATTCCATCGTATAAATTATTTTTTATCCAACATAAATTATTCTCGCCTCAATTACAAATGACCACTCCTTAAAAACATCTGTTCTACAGCAAGGCCTTGGACGTGAAAAGCCAGTTATGAGAATAACCGGCTCTTCAACAAAATTGTTCTCTTAATTTCAACATTTCTCCACGCAACAACGTACAATTGGTTGGGCATTTAGGAAACGACACATTGCTGGAATCCCGAAGGCAGTTAGCATTCGGAGCGCAATTATTATCCGATAGTGGCGTCCTTTAGAACACAATATTGCCTTTGTGGATCAATGAAGTCACCGGTGAAATCCGAGAAACTGCTTCAGCAGAACAACTTGCTTCAACAAAAACCATGCTTGCTTCATCGCCCACTTTCGGCCATTGTTGATTTCCATTATTATCCAAAGGCAATTTGTAACGTGTGGCGAAAGCGAGTGTTCTGGATAAGCCGAATTCTGTTCCATAGCCATACAGCTCAGCAATTAGATTCGCTTTCTGGAGCATGTTTCCCGAACCAAAGGTATTCCAGTGATCTTGAATATTGTCATTTCCAATCAAAACTTCCACACCATATTTTCGAAGTGTCGGAATAGGCATAATCATATTGCCAAAAGGCACGGAGGAGACGATTCCCACGCCCGCCTCGGCAAGACGCGCCGCAATTTTTTCAACTTCGACATTTGCCAGTCGACTAAGTGCAAAAGCGTGGCTAACAAAAGCTTTTCCTTTTAATTGGGGGTTTTCCAATGTTCGGTCGATCAAAAAGTCGATTGTCTTTAGACCACTTTCTCCCATTTCATGGAGATGTATGTCAACTCCCTTATCGTTATCAAGCGCCAACCGGGTAATCTGCTCCATACTTTTTTCAATACTTCCGTCCAAAGAGTACGGATCCACTCCACCGATGAAACTAACAGCATCCAGTTTTGCAACATCCTTCAAAATGGGTAAGGTATCCGTATAATAGAGGCCATGCTGTGGAAAAGCAACCAGCTCCGCGTCTACCGTGTCTTTTTTTGATGCAAGCGCCTTTTCTAAATTTGTTAGCGATCTTAGTCCAGATGTTGGATCAACATTGAAATGCGAACGAATAAAATCAGTTCCGTATGCCTGCAGAAAATTCAGCATTTTGCCCGTTCTTTCGACCGATGTGCTTAACCATTCAGGAATCATCTTTTGCTCATACGCGATCATATCTTTTACGGTATGCCGCGTGGGAGATACTGCTTCCCATGGCAAACCAAACAACATTTTATCCAAATGGGCATGCATATCCTTAAAGGCCGGCAACATCAAATGTCCTTTTGCATCGATTCCATTGGCATTTGGGGTATTTGGTTTGATTCCTTTGATCTTACCCGCTTCAACTTCTACACAGCATAAAGCGGTATTTGTGCTTATTACTTCCTCTCCATCAAACTCGAATCCTGTCTCAAGCCGTACGTTTTTTAAAATATATGTTTTAGCTTTCATATTTCTTTTGATCATATTCTTTTTTTCTAAAATTTACTAGACAATAGAAACGGTATTATTTTTTCCGCTTTTATGACTTAGTTTGACCAAAACAAAGGTCGCGATGATTTTTCTGGATGTTTTGCAGAATACATCTCGAAGCTTGAACAATTTATCACAACGCAAACTTTGACTTAACATTGTATGTGAGCAGGAGCTACACGAGTACACTTTCAGCCTGTGTTTGACCAATAATAGCGACATTTAAGATCCACGCTTGTAATAAATTGTCCAACAGATGGAATGAAAACCACATTGTAAAAACAGCCCTATCTCCTATTTTTGTATTAGACGTCAAACTTATTCGACAGTTTATTGAAAATTACAGCATAAAAGAATGATGAAAACAACTTTAATACTCCTGATCATGATGAGCATAACAAGTTCGTGCCAATCGGCATTAACAGAAAACTCCTATACTGAAAATTCGTCCCAGGAAGATATTATTCAATTGGTCATTAAAAATGACCTGCAGGGAGTAAGAAAAGCACTAGAAAAGAAGGCCAACGTAAACAGCAAAGATGCGAACAAACGTACGCTTCTACTTATCGCTACAAACAATGGAGCTCTTGAAATGGCCAAATTATTGGTAGAATATGGCGCCGATGTCAACATTCAGGCTGATAATATGGATAGCCCATTTTTATACGCGGGAGCAAGTGGGCAAGTTGAACTCGTCCAGCTTTTCTTAGATCACGGCGCTCGCTTTGATTTATTTAATCGATATAATGGCACAGCTTTAATACCGGCATGTGAACGTGGACATGTAGAAACGGTAAGATTATTGGCCAATACTAAAAATTTCCCATTAGATCATGTCAATCGCTTAGGATGGACCGCTTTGATGGAAGGAGTTATACTCGGTGACGGAAGCAAAAAATATCAGGAAATCGTTCAGATTCTAAAAGATGCCGGAGCAAAATTAGATATTCCGGACTTCGATGGTAAAAGCCCGTTGCAACACGCACAACAAAGAGGCTTCAATGAAATTGTTAAGATACTAACATTATAAATATCAAGGTTCATCTTCCATTAAATGGTCAAATTTAAATAAAATTTCAGTAAGGATCTCACCATGCTGCAGATCAGTGTATGTTTCACCAATTAAAGGAAATGAACCTTATCGACTAGAAATGAACCTTATCGATTTATAGATTAGCGTTGTATCTCATACCAAAATATCAGGTAACGCTTTTCCGTAATGTGATAACTGTAATTTCGGGCCAAACACCTATCCGCCCTTTTAGGCCGTGAAAACCAAAACCACGGTTGACATAAAGATATTTTCCCTGTTTTTGATAAAGTCCAGCCCACTGTTTATAAAAATATTGAATTGGACTCCATTTTAACCCAAATAGTTCTATCCCAAACTGCATACCATGTGTATGACCAGCCAGCGTTAAATGGACATGTTGATCATAGTCCAAAGTAACATGATCCCAATGTGAAGGATCATGAGACATTAAAATTTTAAACGTATCTTTGTCTAATCCAAGAGTTGCCTTAGCCAAATCGCCATATTGATGAAACCCTCCTTTTCCCCAATTTTCAACACCAATTAACGAGATACGCTCACCTTGCTTTTCTATAGCTATCGATTCGTTTAGCAACAATTTAAACCCCATTTCATGATGAATTTCCTTGAGCCTATTCAAATTTAAGGCTTTTGATTCCATACTTTCCCATTGCACATAGTCCCCATAGTCGTGATTCCCAAGGACAGAAAACTTTCCCGAAGGAGCTTCTAATCGGTTGAAGTCTGAAACCCAGGGTTCCATTTCGGAAGCCTTATTATTGACTAGATCGCCCGTAAACAGTAACAGATCACTGTTTTGTGCATTGACCAATTCGATACCTTTGCGTACTCTTTTGATATCAGATAAACTCCCTGAATGAATATCCGACAGCTGTGTAATTTTAAAACCGTCAAACGCCGCAGGTAGATCAGGAAAACTCAAGACTTCCTCACGCACTTTATAAAAATAACGACCTTTCGTTAAACCGAAAAAAATAACCAACAGCATGGCTCCCGCCAAAAACAATACAATTTCACTCAAAAATAGACTTCGTGGAGGAAAGGAACTAAAAATACGCATAAGATCTTCAACAAATAAAAAGGGCACTGCAAGCAATTTTGGGATGAATACAATTAAAAATGCTGTGATCAGACTTGTGGCGGTCTGCTGGACATCATAACCCGTTCTCCGTAAAAAAATTAAAGTAAAAACACCCAAAAACAGCAGAATATCAATCCCCCAATACATGTTGTGCCAAATTGAACCATGAATAACCGTACTAAACGCCTGAAAAAAATAGATATCCCCCAAAACGAATAGGAATATTATCAGTAAGAGTCTCTTTGCCATAGTGATTAAAGTATTGATTTTAAATCACTAATGATATGCCAAAAGATAATTTTTAACTTTTACAGCCCTTATCCTCTTAAATAGTGATGTCTATGTGACAATCGCATCGCTGTTGGCAGGGATCGATATAAGGGTTGTACGATCGGTCTAAATTCCTGTCAATATGTCGCACTAGCCTCCACATTCTCGGAGGCGCCAAAGTGAATGTAAGTGTTTGAGCATCCTATCATTTCTCCAGAAATACTTTATTTTAACAAATAATTACCGTGCAACGGTAATTATTTATATATTTACAGTATCAAACCAAATTTTACATGATGAACCGGACAAAAATAATCGGCAGAGTCTTATTCTATATAACTTCACTTTTAGGGAGCTTATATTTAATCATAACCCTGTATGCGTTGATATGCCTGCTGACAGGCTGGAACACAGCATCCTATGGCAATGGAATGTTTCTTCATATCAACTATCCGTTTACCATAACGCCCTTGATGAATGTGGATAATAACGTATCGTACAAAGTATTTTCATTCATACTACCCCTGTCATTCTATACCATCTTTTTTCTCTTG
The Sphingobacterium multivorum genome window above contains:
- a CDS encoding ankyrin repeat domain-containing protein, with protein sequence MMKTTLILLIMMSITSSCQSALTENSYTENSSQEDIIQLVIKNDLQGVRKALEKKANVNSKDANKRTLLLIATNNGALEMAKLLVEYGADVNIQADNMDSPFLYAGASGQVELVQLFLDHGARFDLFNRYNGTALIPACERGHVETVRLLANTKNFPLDHVNRLGWTALMEGVILGDGSKKYQEIVQILKDAGAKLDIPDFDGKSPLQHAQQRGFNEIVKILTL
- a CDS encoding amidohydrolase is translated as MIKRNMKAKTYILKNVRLETGFEFDGEEVISTNTALCCVEVEAGKIKGIKPNTPNANGIDAKGHLMLPAFKDMHAHLDKMLFGLPWEAVSPTRHTVKDMIAYEQKMIPEWLSTSVERTGKMLNFLQAYGTDFIRSHFNVDPTSGLRSLTNLEKALASKKDTVDAELVAFPQHGLYYTDTLPILKDVAKLDAVSFIGGVDPYSLDGSIEKSMEQITRLALDNDKGVDIHLHEMGESGLKTIDFLIDRTLENPQLKGKAFVSHAFALSRLANVEVEKIAARLAEAGVGIVSSVPFGNMIMPIPTLRKYGVEVLIGNDNIQDHWNTFGSGNMLQKANLIAELYGYGTEFGLSRTLAFATRYKLPLDNNGNQQWPKVGDEASMVFVEASCSAEAVSRISPVTSLIHKGNIVF
- a CDS encoding DUF2975 domain-containing protein, giving the protein MMNRTKIIGRVLFYITSLLGSLYLIITLYALICLLTGWNTASYGNGMFLHINYPFTITPLMNVDNNVSYKVFSFILPLSFYTIFFLLSAQIFKLFTRRKLFTKFHLLILKRYYRLNLLLPIVCTAIAAVFVTVEGGIAILIAVHFILGIFVFFLAEIFRQGLHLQDEQDLYI
- the arr gene encoding NAD(+)--rifampin ADP-ribosyltransferase, whose product is MEFSPFNEVVKLCLKGIQLEESGRAEESLSFFMQGYREASDDHEKFFAAYFVSRQQKSLSDSLKWLHIALEHALVINDDRTTSALPGLYLKICACYTGLGEEAMASEYARLASSYKNIPFDKGPFYHGTKADAQIGDLLVPGFNSNYQADLKMNHIYFTALMNGAGLAAALAKGERSERVFIVEPTGDYEHDPNLTDQKFPGNPTRSYRSEFPLKIIGEVADWAKPGTQELEKFRDKLDESGGDIIN
- a CDS encoding metallophosphoesterase codes for the protein MAKRLLLIIFLFVLGDIYFFQAFSTVIHGSIWHNMYWGIDILLFLGVFTLIFLRRTGYDVQQTATSLITAFLIVFIPKLLAVPFLFVEDLMRIFSSFPPRSLFLSEIVLFLAGAMLLVIFFGLTKGRYFYKVREEVLSFPDLPAAFDGFKITQLSDIHSGSLSDIKRVRKGIELVNAQNSDLLLFTGDLVNNKASEMEPWVSDFNRLEAPSGKFSVLGNHDYGDYVQWESMESKALNLNRLKEIHHEMGFKLLLNESIAIEKQGERISLIGVENWGKGGFHQYGDLAKATLGLDKDTFKILMSHDPSHWDHVTLDYDQHVHLTLAGHTHGMQFGIELFGLKWSPIQYFYKQWAGLYQKQGKYLYVNRGFGFHGLKGRIGVWPEITVITLRKSVT